Proteins from a single region of Gemmatimonadales bacterium:
- a CDS encoding macro domain-containing protein, protein MDDLGSAAADAVVRPTNGNLKAITPALRRLELAAGPQFRDLCRVQRELGVGAAVVTPAGDLPAELVVHAVVMTSAEPVTKGGVRRAAVAALRQADQWRIATLATPPLGIGAGQLSLDDAAETLLAAVWEHGRIAAHPATVVIVVESDAERDVFQARLARGSPS, encoded by the coding sequence GTGGACGACCTCGGGTCCGCCGCGGCGGACGCGGTGGTGCGGCCCACGAACGGTAATCTCAAAGCCATCACGCCGGCCCTGCGCCGCCTCGAGCTGGCTGCAGGGCCGCAGTTTCGCGACCTGTGCCGGGTCCAGCGCGAGCTGGGCGTGGGCGCCGCGGTCGTCACGCCGGCCGGCGACCTTCCGGCCGAGCTGGTGGTGCACGCCGTGGTGATGACCAGCGCCGAGCCGGTCACGAAGGGCGGCGTGCGGCGCGCCGCCGTGGCGGCGCTGCGTCAGGCCGATCAGTGGCGCATCGCGACGCTGGCCACGCCGCCGCTCGGCATCGGCGCCGGCCAGCTCAGCCTGGACGACGCCGCCGAGACGCTCCTGGCGGCCGTATGGGAGCACGGGCGCATCGCCGCGCATCCCGCCACGGTGGTCATCGTGGTGGAGAGCGACGCGGAGCGCGACGTCTTCCAGGCCCGGTTGGCGCGAGGCAGCCCCTCCTGA
- a CDS encoding tetratricopeptide repeat protein, whose amino-acid sequence MSDVPPTYATADAPFAPAYVPVVVDRPPAPAPVLELEGLDPWSVIPGPGLALDEVPEAGEILLPSNDPAQLELRAPAEPAAGVVSDTATAAVAAQEAAAPVAIAPPPPDPIEILFDAAHAAAEAGSCDEAKALYLQLLASAPAHVRARHALALVLDAEGNHAGALAELDRALDIDPENRASLVSRGTLLGALGRYAAAERDLKAVLRVEPSNGEALFNLGVVMTKKGLWSEAIPHLRRALEVEPARGAGYYYLGEALNHVDDLDGALASYRRAAELQPANPRALYGLGIIYDRLARPDDAAYMYRRAREVGRR is encoded by the coding sequence GTGAGCGACGTGCCGCCGACCTACGCAACGGCCGACGCCCCATTCGCCCCGGCGTACGTGCCGGTGGTCGTGGATCGGCCCCCGGCCCCGGCGCCGGTGCTCGAGCTGGAGGGGCTGGACCCGTGGTCGGTGATTCCCGGCCCGGGCCTGGCGCTCGACGAGGTCCCCGAGGCCGGGGAGATCCTGCTCCCCAGCAACGACCCGGCACAGCTCGAGCTGCGCGCACCCGCCGAGCCAGCCGCCGGGGTCGTGAGCGACACCGCGACGGCGGCGGTGGCCGCGCAGGAGGCCGCCGCGCCGGTGGCCATCGCTCCCCCTCCGCCCGATCCGATCGAGATCCTGTTCGACGCGGCCCATGCCGCCGCCGAGGCCGGCAGCTGCGACGAGGCGAAGGCCCTGTACCTCCAGCTGCTCGCGAGCGCGCCGGCGCACGTCCGCGCCCGCCACGCGCTGGCGCTGGTGCTGGATGCGGAGGGGAATCACGCGGGGGCCCTGGCCGAGCTGGATCGCGCGCTCGACATCGATCCCGAGAACCGCGCGTCGCTGGTGAGCCGCGGCACCCTGCTGGGCGCGCTGGGCCGCTACGCGGCGGCCGAGCGCGACCTGAAGGCCGTGCTCCGCGTCGAGCCGTCCAACGGCGAGGCGCTGTTCAATCTCGGCGTGGTGATGACCAAGAAAGGGCTGTGGAGCGAGGCGATCCCGCACCTCCGGCGCGCGCTCGAAGTGGAGCCCGCGCGCGGCGCCGGGTACTACTACCTCGGCGAGGCCCTGAACCACGTGGACGATCTCGACGGGGCGCTCGCCTCGTACCGGCGCGCGGCCGAGCTGCAGCCGGCCAATCCGCGCGCGCTGTACGGCCTGGGCATCATCTACGACCGCCTCGCCCGGCCGGACGACGCCGCCTACATGTACCGCCGCGCCCGCGAGGTCGGCCGACGGTAG
- the cutA gene encoding divalent cation tolerance protein CutA → MKRDDSLTPFLAALTTAPSAEAAKRLVRTLVERRLVACGTVLPGAASTYWWHGAVTEEEEVVVILKTTATRWAALAAALPALHPYEVPELVALPIAGGYRPYLDWLRAETGAAEAGRARARGRVRASRRKRKE, encoded by the coding sequence ATGAAACGCGACGACTCATTGACTCCGTTTCTGGCGGCGCTCACGACGGCGCCGTCGGCGGAGGCGGCGAAGCGTCTGGTGCGGACGCTGGTGGAGCGGCGCCTGGTGGCTTGCGGGACCGTCCTTCCCGGCGCCGCCTCGACGTACTGGTGGCACGGCGCGGTGACCGAAGAGGAAGAAGTGGTCGTCATTTTGAAGACGACGGCCACGCGCTGGGCGGCGTTGGCCGCGGCGCTGCCCGCGCTGCACCCGTACGAGGTGCCGGAGCTGGTCGCCCTTCCGATCGCGGGCGGCTACAGGCCCTACCTCGACTGGCTGCGCGCCGAGACGGGGGCGGCGGAGGCGGGCAGGGCCAGAGCGCGCGGACGCGTGCGCGCCTCTCGGCGCAAGCGGAAGGAGTGA
- a CDS encoding multicopper oxidase domain-containing protein, producing MIGLARLAFAGTAATLAFGPGLRGAAGPAAPRTRTYYVAADTVVWDYAPGGDTNRITGQPYDSVARMLVGNDSVNIGRRYLKSIYREYTDSTFTTLEPRAAAWEHLGILGPLLRAVVGDTIRVVFRNNTPHPASMHPHGVFYTKANEGSPYADSTAGADKTDDAVPPGGTHTYVWPVPERAGPGPGDGSSIMWMYHSHSNDERDVDAGLVGPIIVTARGMARADGTPKDVDREFVVAFAEFDESQSWYLGENIRRYAPQEKIVKSPFGEDAGIPHPEGNFKESMNGYLYGHLPGLTMKVGERVRWYLMATTGFEIHSPHWHGNTVLVNRMRTDVTALLPMGMVTADMVPDDPGIWLFHCHNGPHLIMGMQALYHVLPR from the coding sequence ATGATCGGTCTTGCCCGGCTGGCGTTCGCCGGCACGGCGGCGACCCTGGCGTTCGGCCCCGGCCTGCGCGGCGCGGCCGGACCGGCCGCGCCGCGCACCCGCACGTACTACGTCGCGGCGGACACCGTGGTGTGGGACTACGCGCCGGGCGGCGACACCAACCGCATCACGGGACAGCCGTACGACAGCGTGGCGCGGATGCTCGTCGGCAACGATTCCGTCAACATCGGCCGCCGCTACCTCAAGTCCATCTATCGCGAGTACACCGACTCGACCTTCACGACGCTCGAGCCGCGCGCCGCGGCTTGGGAGCACCTGGGCATCCTCGGCCCGCTGCTCCGCGCCGTCGTGGGCGACACCATCCGCGTGGTGTTCCGGAACAACACGCCGCATCCGGCCTCGATGCACCCGCACGGCGTGTTCTACACGAAGGCGAACGAGGGATCGCCCTACGCCGACTCGACGGCCGGCGCCGACAAGACTGACGACGCGGTGCCGCCCGGCGGCACGCATACGTACGTCTGGCCCGTTCCCGAGCGCGCCGGCCCGGGCCCCGGCGACGGCAGCTCGATCATGTGGATGTACCACTCGCACAGCAACGACGAGCGCGACGTGGACGCCGGCCTCGTGGGGCCGATCATCGTGACGGCCCGCGGCATGGCGCGCGCCGACGGCACGCCGAAGGACGTGGACCGGGAGTTCGTCGTCGCGTTCGCCGAGTTCGACGAGAGCCAGAGCTGGTACCTCGGCGAGAACATCCGCCGCTACGCCCCCCAGGAGAAGATCGTCAAGAGCCCCTTCGGCGAGGACGCGGGGATTCCGCACCCCGAGGGCAACTTCAAGGAGAGCATGAACGGGTACCTGTACGGCCACCTGCCGGGCCTGACGATGAAGGTGGGCGAGCGGGTGCGCTGGTACCTGATGGCGACGACCGGCTTCGAGATCCACTCGCCGCACTGGCACGGCAACACGGTCCTCGTCAATCGCATGCGGACCGACGTGACGGCGCTGCTGCCGATGGGCATGGTGACGGCGGACATGGTGCCCGACGATCCGGGCATCTGGCTGTTCCACTGCCACAACGGGCCGCACCTCATCATGGGGATGCAGGCGCTCTACCACGTGCTGCCGCGGTGA
- a CDS encoding nuclear transport factor 2 family protein, producing MRVILWTAALLALGAGGRARAQSAPSAEAQIAPLLDSQVVAANAHDTDRFLRTFVHDSTLVQVFNGEVTLGYPAVRALQLRWWQNGRSDVVYRRAAPPSFLVLDSGAVVVTQPLTAERTAADGRVARRTIAVTMVWQKRDEGWRVAYQHESSAP from the coding sequence ATGAGGGTGATCCTCTGGACCGCCGCGCTGCTGGCGCTGGGCGCGGGGGGCCGCGCGCGGGCCCAGTCGGCCCCGTCCGCGGAGGCACAGATCGCGCCGCTGCTCGACAGCCAGGTGGTGGCGGCGAACGCGCACGACACCGACCGCTTCCTGAGGACGTTCGTGCACGATTCGACGCTCGTGCAGGTCTTCAACGGCGAGGTGACGCTCGGCTATCCGGCCGTCCGCGCGCTGCAGCTCCGGTGGTGGCAGAACGGCCGCAGCGACGTCGTCTATCGGCGTGCCGCGCCGCCGAGCTTTCTGGTGCTCGATTCGGGCGCCGTGGTCGTCACGCAGCCGCTGACGGCGGAGCGCACGGCCGCCGACGGCCGGGTGGCGCGCCGCACCATCGCGGTGACGATGGTCTGGCAGAAGCGGGATGAGGGCTGGCGCGTCGCCTACCAGCACGAGTCCAGTGCGCCCTGA
- a CDS encoding disulfide bond formation protein B, protein MRPLSEDRLRAVLAWVVVVLIGGPVLGAVLLGVLHGDSPCILCWAERIGMILIALVGLFVVRYGPRPRYLGMAVLIAVWGIYMSLRHSGLHAARDVGQGFSAPILGVHTYIWALVIYVIALAVIGVLLLFVREIAPDAVRPATAAAVAPPAGSRRDTSATAPAEGVREPGRVGRFATGLFVVVIAANALQAFASTGPPPWFGQGDPVRLSWNPKHWVWSFEELEPYYVSLRGSWTIPRPDARAADPDPARGPLAGLPVLAVTGWERIGPALNGAPSGLARDSASGRLLVTTDRYGVYLLDSMLARVLHHVVIDPGFSVDLTPLAGAAFLGDTLAVVSNDKSWVLLMPSVPAASDSEWRHFLVSDGHVGEVGIGRFQTVRAHQMYVLSLAFDRATQELITVSVPNPRHHQMVVSEFARSDMTLSSEFEPRLGAGQTLSGPSRSLADYLVTGATVAGGRLYAVSAAYSTLLVVDLGARTLVAAYAVPGLVHPVGVAARGSQLLVAQADGRIAVLARPSRGP, encoded by the coding sequence GTGAGGCCGCTCAGCGAGGACCGGCTGCGGGCGGTGCTGGCCTGGGTCGTCGTCGTGCTGATCGGCGGACCCGTGCTGGGCGCGGTGCTTCTCGGGGTGCTTCACGGCGATTCGCCCTGCATCCTGTGCTGGGCGGAGCGCATCGGCATGATCCTGATCGCGCTCGTGGGGTTGTTCGTGGTCCGCTACGGGCCGCGCCCCCGCTACCTCGGCATGGCCGTCCTGATCGCCGTGTGGGGCATCTACATGTCACTGCGCCACTCCGGGCTGCATGCGGCCCGCGACGTGGGCCAGGGTTTCAGCGCGCCGATCCTCGGCGTGCACACCTACATCTGGGCGCTGGTCATCTACGTGATCGCGCTGGCGGTGATCGGCGTGCTCCTGTTGTTCGTGCGCGAGATCGCGCCGGACGCCGTTCGGCCTGCCACCGCAGCGGCGGTCGCGCCGCCCGCTGGATCCCGACGTGACACGAGTGCCACCGCCCCGGCCGAGGGCGTGCGCGAGCCCGGCAGGGTGGGCCGCTTCGCCACCGGGCTGTTCGTCGTCGTGATCGCGGCCAACGCGCTGCAGGCGTTCGCCTCGACCGGACCGCCGCCGTGGTTCGGCCAGGGCGATCCGGTCCGCCTGTCGTGGAACCCGAAGCACTGGGTGTGGTCCTTCGAGGAGCTGGAGCCGTACTACGTCTCGTTGCGCGGCTCGTGGACGATCCCGCGGCCCGACGCGCGCGCCGCCGATCCGGACCCGGCGCGCGGCCCGCTGGCCGGGTTGCCGGTCCTCGCCGTCACGGGCTGGGAGCGGATCGGCCCGGCCCTCAACGGCGCACCAAGCGGCCTCGCCCGCGACTCCGCCTCGGGCCGCCTCCTGGTCACGACCGACCGTTACGGCGTCTACCTGCTCGACAGCATGCTCGCACGCGTGCTGCACCACGTCGTGATCGATCCCGGATTCAGCGTGGACCTGACGCCGCTCGCCGGCGCGGCGTTCCTGGGGGACACCCTGGCCGTGGTGTCGAACGACAAGAGCTGGGTTCTGTTGATGCCATCCGTGCCGGCGGCGTCCGACTCGGAATGGCGGCACTTCCTCGTTTCCGACGGACACGTGGGCGAGGTTGGAATCGGCCGCTTCCAGACGGTGCGTGCCCACCAGATGTACGTGCTCTCGCTGGCCTTCGATCGGGCAACGCAGGAGCTGATCACGGTGAGCGTGCCGAATCCGAGGCACCACCAGATGGTGGTCTCCGAGTTTGCCCGGAGTGACATGACGTTGTCGTCGGAATTCGAGCCGAGGCTGGGCGCAGGGCAGACCCTTTCGGGTCCCAGTCGCAGTCTGGCGGACTATCTCGTGACGGGCGCAACCGTGGCCGGCGGCCGGCTGTACGCCGTGAGCGCCGCGTATTCCACCCTGCTGGTCGTGGATCTCGGCGCCCGGACGCTGGTCGCAGCCTACGCCGTGCCCGGCCTCGTGCACCCGGTCGGCGTCGCCGCGCGAGGCTCGCAGCTGCTCGTGGCCCAGGCCGACGGCCGGATCGCGGTGCTCGCCCGCCCGTCCCGCGGCCCTTAG
- a CDS encoding dihydroneopterin aldolase, whose amino-acid sequence MEFLNLLLILWAAWLLWRRPERERLAFTLLVICCFLMALTFFIGSHGSLVPGVNL is encoded by the coding sequence ATGGAGTTCCTGAACCTGCTGCTGATTCTGTGGGCCGCGTGGCTGCTCTGGCGCCGACCCGAGCGCGAGCGGTTGGCCTTCACGCTCCTCGTGATCTGCTGCTTCCTGATGGCGCTGACCTTCTTCATCGGCAGCCACGGCTCCCTCGTCCCCGGCGTGAACCTGTGA
- a CDS encoding DUF6494 family protein translates to MHDETFNLEIRKFLKVFGITAQREIERAVMSARGAGKLKGTEALQARAVLTIEGLGTLATIDGEIRLE, encoded by the coding sequence GTGCACGACGAGACGTTCAATCTCGAGATCCGGAAGTTCCTCAAGGTCTTCGGCATCACCGCGCAGCGCGAGATCGAGCGTGCGGTGATGTCAGCCCGAGGTGCCGGGAAGCTCAAGGGCACCGAGGCGCTGCAGGCGCGTGCCGTGTTGACGATCGAGGGCCTCGGGACGCTGGCCACCATCGACGGAGAGATCCGGCTCGAATGA